The region TCTGTCGTATACAATTCTAGATACAGATGAATATTTTGCACCACTGTGTGCTCATAATTGCACATTTCAGTCAGACCTGAGTTTAAAAATAGAGACCTAGACACCCAGTATtgtgtcatttcctgtttgaatgAGCataaattgcaggcaaactcctgcacactgttttCTGTACGGTGCAGTATGGACAGTGTGCTGGAGTTTGACTTaaacttctgatggactcattcctctcctacacacctcGTATTAAACAGacggttttattttttaaagcttcagtgcTTTTTGAtactatcaatcattaaaataacagagtttgTATCTTTTTAAGACATGTGGTATGAAAAGGTGTAGAACATTTTGACAGCATTACAGtaattaaaaatcatttattttcttttttttgcaagaatTGAAAAGATTAGGGGTTTAGGGTTAGGATCATTAGCTCTTattatttctgtaaatatttttaGGAAGCATTACTAAATTTATTGGAAGAAAATAGAGTTGTACCTAATAATCAGTAAACACTCTGTCCATAGCACGTAGCACTGTGTTGAGCTCATTAAATTGAGCTTCACCTTTTCcatttgagtttaaaaatgtaaatgttgttaAAATCTATATATGTGTTCCTTTAGTTGAATTAGAAGTCACTGTAATAGTCTGATATAGTGTCATATATTTCTTCCAGTTTGACCCTCCAGCTGTCAGGTTCAAATGAACGTGGCCCTTTTTGGAATCAAAGTTGCCCGTCTCTGACCCAGAGTGTCTGATGTTGATCAATCTCAGTTTATAAGGCAGCTCTCCTCTTTGAACCTGCTGTCTTTATAAACATGAGAGATAGTTTTTACACGTCAAAGAGAATCTCATCTCGGAGGAGCTAACGTTGCTCAAATAGTCTAAACTTTGCACCAGGGTTATCccgataccagaattttaaacttcactctcttttcattcaaaatatgactgaagatctggaTTTTTAAATCTTCAGTACATTTTGATACTATCAATCATTTAGGTAAAGGAGATggtatcttttaaaaacacagcttttagaagattttgaaaaacagtatttaaggtattttcacatgtttaaaaagctctAGGACACCCAATGTTACACAGAGCATCCTCCACAGTCCAGTTTACCTTAATGTACAGAGTGTGGGAGCGTGTGTATCATGTCTTTACCTACAAATAAACACGTCGGACTCACACCGAACTGAGCAGGAGgaatcaaacatgttaaaagtCCTGTGGGTGTTTTAGGCTATTTTTGTATGTAAAGGAGCTGCGTTTAAATGAACTCCTCACAGATTTCATCTGATTCACCTGAAGCTTGTTCAGTGAGCTGTCAGGTcgttaaatatttatttaaaggttttttgttttttttgttgaacagtACGGCCATAGTGAATTTCTCCTTCGCCGTGAGACAGAAGGCGGTTTTATCTCGAACAGAAAATGTCCAATCTGCCTCAAACGTCCTGTTTGATAATGTTTTAGATTGCTGACTCTACATGTCAATTGTAGCGCTACCTCCTGGTTTTAAGAAGTAAGCATTGACATAATGCACAATGTCCAGTGTGTGCTATTGTTTCTTCTAGCACCACATAGTGGACACAGACTGACATTGCACTCCTTCCTGCAGTCCAGTGGTCCGCTCAGTGTCCTGTAATGACCCAGAGGTTAGACTGTACAGTGACGTTAACATATTCAACcctgcacatttatttttataatatttGAACTGTGCTCTCCTTCAGTTTGAGCTCATAACGTGTTTGATGTGGATAAACTGCTGCTACGTTTcaacctgtgacatcacagagttcTCACACCTCAGATGAATCATTGTGCTTCAAACGTTCACCTTTACCTAACTTAATTTAGACTCAGGGTGTAATCAAGTTACATTTTCCTCTCAGTAATCATCAGATCTTAATGTCAGAGTGAAGTTTCTCACGGTCCACAATCAAGgttgtgtccttgtgtgttgTCTGTCACTCAACAGAGGAGTTGAAAACAATGGGAGCAGACAGGTGTAACAGGAAGTGTGTTGTAATCACAGCTGAGGGAAGCCTTGATGTAGACTCTGTGATTGAATGACAGGTGGTTATTGTCTCAGGTGTGTGGAGAACATGGATCAGCCTCCATGTGTTTGTCAGAAGGTGAATGTGTTTAACTTGCaggatgtttgtttgtaatATTTATAACTGCTCTTATATTTCTATGGACGTATCTGTTGACACTTTTTATGCATAGTTCTATTAAAACTGAAACAATGATCAGAACATTAATAAAAGATGTTGAATAACTGTCTCGTGTTTCTGTTACtctaagaaataaaacaggtttgtgtgtttaatatcaCTACACAGCGATTCCCAACTTTTTATTTGGAGCTAAATCACTGTTATCACCTCTGATGAGTCATTTGATCGTATTTTAGTGTTGTCACAATAtcagaatttaaactttaatattATTCTAGTTACAAATGAAATGCTCTGAaggggcgccggatagcctagcgtCTTTGTTGCGTGCCCCacgtatggaggctatagtcctcatcgcagcagtCGTAGgttcaaatcatcatcatcatctctacATCAAGTGCCAATCAAACTATTCAAAGTGGAGAAATGATCGTGATGAGGAAAGGAAATGACAGGAGGCTTTAGTCAtgcagctggtgtgtgtgtgagtgtgtgaagatCATAAAGGGACAGTCGTAGGTTCAAATccacctcggccctttgctgcctgtcaccccccactctctacttccaacatttcctgtctctcttcagctgtcctatctaatacaAGCAAAAAGGcaccaaaaataactttaatagaAATTAAATGCGATCGATACCTGTCTGAACTGTCTGAATTGCATTTAAAAATTGTTCAGTTTAgtcactgtgcaggagtttctttttaattgtaAGGAATTCCTTCCTGtcctacacacctgtctatTTAATAACACCATCAATTATTAAATAACTGAGATTGTATTGATTTCAAACATGGTATCAAAAGTATGGAAAATGATGACATCCTTAGAACATATAAGTAAACTTATCTCTGAACAGTCCAGCACACTGAACGTCTCTGTTGTATGTTTTACTGGATCAGAATTAAACTAAATCACTGAACGGCTGGTATGGAGGACTgaaagtgccaaaatgaaatatataaatatataattaattaaatcattaaatttgtcatcaattatttaatattggaaataaatcaacaaatatataaataaatatataattatttaattaattaaatgcatgtgttattaaataattatttaaatgtgtcattaattatttaaaattggtaatatataaataaataaataatatatgaaatacataaataattaaataaatgtttaaataattatttaaaatgttcattcattctatgtaaaaacacatctatttattccactatttatttaattatttaatctttcctgctccagcagtgcatcatgaaataattttaTCTGTCACCATCTCCCATCAAACTCAGTGGGCGGGATTAACGCTGATCGAGTCACAAACCATTGCTTTGGTCTGCAGGGTTGCCAGATTAGGCACTTAGCCCCAAAATGCTTTGGTGGTGTATGAacgggattagttacttctgatggtcactttacataacagcctctgccatcagtgtgtgatttgtttttttttatctgcggtgtaaaagtgttttgagtagtcagaagactagaacaagctgaagtccatttactgtTTAACATGAAGTTCATctgctgtgatgaaaacatgtATGAACTGAGACCTAAACATCATGGAGTATTTTCACCGCCACATGCTTTTCATACCTCTGTGTGGTTTTCATGGAACACAACTAATATTTATTAACCGATTATTTATGCAAAAGAAACAGAATCTGGAGGTCCAGGACCAGGATTTATAAGAAGTGTTCTGGACTGTAAACAAAGGCCGCACACACAAATGGAAGTCCTTTATCATAAACTTCTGGATACAGTGGAAGCTCCATGAAGTTTGAAGAGTTTTCTGCACCCACATGTTCCCATGAAGCGGTGAAGTTGCACACGTGTTGAAATTGTACAAAATCGTTGGCAATGTTTCGGTACCGTTACATTGCCAAAAAATGTGTACTATtgagaccagtggttctcaactggtgggtcggggcCCACAATTAGGTCGCTGAGCTGTTTTAAGTGGGTCGCGAATGAGGGCCTGGAAAGAAAACGCCACCAAATGTCcatgaagtgctttttaaatatcttcttGATCTGTATTTTTGTTCTGACATATGCTTTTACACAGCTGAGGTTGAAACGACACCATCTTTCATTGAATTAATCTGACTggttaaaaaatgtcagaaatttgGGTTGCTCTTTTTTATGGAGGCGTTGGTGGTGGGTGCTGAGGCTAAACCAGCTGAGAACCACTGATTAAGAAAGTTTGCAGGACATGGCCAGCAATTTTTGATAATCAAAAACAATACATAGCTATCCTATTGTTGTTGCCCTGGAATCAAACAggtatcatttgatttttactagaatcatatcaaagtttgaaTTCTAATTTCATGACAACCATAGTTACCAAACAGGTCATGgttcatttagattttcagagttttcagctGCATATCTCGATCtgatccatctctctctgttcacagtgagtctggttctgcttgaggtttctgccaGTTTAGGAACTTTTTCTGTCTCGTGGTGGATTTATGTTGGTAATAGAACAGAATGTTTTAGACCTTCTCTTTATGGAAAGCATCCACTGATACTTTGTGAGGATTTAAGAGATAtgcaattaaataaattaactgaTTTCTGTCAGACACTATGCACACAGtgagctgcagagaagaagaatgagcAGCTTTATAAGGTCTGATCGTTAATGAAACTGTATGATTGAGTGTATTTCTATGAACTCATGTTGAGCAGCACAGGTGTGACACATCTAGGTGACAGCAGGCAAACAGTGAGGCCAAATGGTCAGCCATCTTTATTATGAAACAATATTGGGAGCAGATCAAACAGCGGTTACATGGTGGTTGTTTTTGGCCACTGAAGTCCCTTCCCGTGTCCTGATACGACCCCGGAAAGCCTGCCCTCTCCCAGCTGCCATTCAAGGTGCTTTTTTTCCCGGACCGCCTCCAGGAGCTGAGCTTCATCGTGCCCAgggctgctcctcctcctcctcctcctgacggGGCTCGGTCCCTCTCAGCTGGGCAGCCGACAGTTGCTGAGCTGCTGGACTCTGTCTCAGTGTGGTGAAGGGCTCTGATTCTGTTTTAGGTGCTTCTACTGGGGGACGTCTAATTAACTCCACagcttattcttcttcttcatcatcatcatcatcatcatctctacATCAAGTGCCAATCAAACTATTCAAAGTGGAGAAATGATCGTGATGAGGAAAGGAAATGACAGGAGGCTTTAGTCAtgcagctggtgtgtgtgtgagtgtgtgaagatCATAAAGGGAcagaccgtgtgtgtgtgtgtatgccgcTGAAGAGGAGGACCACATGTTTGGAGTGTTTGGAGACTAATGTTTACTTCTTCTGCAGTACTTTCAGCAACAACAATTCAATTTATCCATGTTTGGCTGGCCTGTGCCTGTgcctgtgtctatgtgtgtgtctatgtgtgtgtgtgtgtgtgtgtgtgtgctgtggggGGGGATGGTTGTGAATCCCACATTGCCGGTGTAGAAGTGGTCGGAGCTCCtgttgggtgttttttttaaatattactgatgatgtgtgaaaagaaaagaatcgATCACTTCCCCTGCTAAAAATCAACCAACCAGTCAATCAATCATGTCTATATGAGATCTATTGAACACAGGAGCTGTTTATATGGAGGGAACAGAAAATTAACACATGACTGAGTATTTCAATCTAACTCTTCATCTGAGCATCAGCTTCCCTTAACTttgctttttccattttcacatTAAGAAAAGAGTAGAAAGTTAGAAATGATCAGGGCTTGGGGGGAGGGGTGgccgagaggaggaggaggagaagaggagaagagaggaagggaggaagccGTCTGATCCACAGAGAGTCCTGGGTGGGggctgaggctgctgctgctgctgctgcctggctTCAGCTGGGGGGGACTGGTGTAGGGGAGGAGAATGAGTGAGGCAGGTGATGCGGGGGAGCTAAAGGATTATGGGTaattgttggggggggggtgagataggagaagaggaggagagagagacagagagagggctACACGCTCGTCAGGTGATCAGTCCATTGGCCGCTTTTCACCATGTTTCTTTGTAAACTCTTCAGCGTTCTTCAAGAATTTTTTACGGTCCTTTGAGTATTCTTCTGCTAGGTCTGCCCGCAGGGGGTGCTCTGGCTGGGGGTCGTTCACCAGCGCGATGAGGGACTGAATAACTGCaccataaagagagagagacagagagagagagggagggggggagagagagacacagttAGTTTGTGTATGCaggcacagagcagcagaggacacAGTGAAAGTTTGTGCTTTCCTACTGACTCTGGGACAGCGTAATATGGGTGTCCCTGTCCTTGTGTTACTGTCACATtggtttgttctttttgtttgtacatttatttattgtgtatCTGAATATTGTACGATAAAgggtaaaaaacaaatactggGTGACTAGGACTTTTTGTCGCTCTGGTTTCCGAACAGGTATTGATATTGTTAGATTTTGACTAGAATCTTAATCCAAAGTTCAGAATTCTgtgtatcatgacaaccctactTTTGTGTAATAAACAGCGCTTCATCTGTAAGGTTTAAATGCACCGAGTTAGAAAATGAAACTACAAACACTGTGTCCACACTCATTACCCTCCATCAAGATTTACAGACCACCGTCTAGATTACATTTGTAAGATTCACAagtttgttcattttgaaattaTTGTTCCtgtgtaacacaaacacacacaccttggtCAGTTTTGGTGGCAGGCTTCCAGTTCTCTGCGCTGATCACAGGCAGACACACCTGGCCCTTCTCGTCGATGTTTGGGTGATAGATCTTTGTCTTGAATGTGATCTTGGGGGGCTTGAAGGGGTACTCGGTGGGGAAAATGATTTCGATCCTGAACGCACCTTTGTCATAAGGAGGATTGTCCTGAGGGAGAGAACAGGTACATGGTTAGTGAAGGAGGCTCAGGACAGGTATATGTCAGAGGAGTCAGACACGCGCGCACGcgcgcacccccccccccccacacacacacaggatactTACAGGAACAATGAGCCCTTGCCATGACAATAGGTTTGATTCCTCCACTTGAATGTTTCTGAAGTTTTTCATTCCAGACCTGCGAATCTCATCAAGTTCCTGAGAGAACAAGCAGATAAGGGGTGTTACACAGTGTTTCAGAGTGCGTTACACAGAGCTTTATATAGAGTGTTATACAGAGTATATTACACAGTACTGCCATTTATTAGGAGTGGCGACCTGCCCCTTCTGATGCCTTCTAAAAACCAGGATTGGTTATTAGTGAGTACACCAGTCTAAGCATTGACCTCATACAGTTAACTTATTAGTTTGTACTTGATTCACAAGAAACTAATTCTTCTTTACTGCACCAAAAACAGCAGTCTAAACAGGAACGACTGATTCAGAGCAGTGAAGAAAATTACTTCCCTATTCTTTAAGGATTCATTTCATGGTTAGGGTATGGTTCAGTATCTTCATGGCCTGGCCCTTGATCTGAATGGCTGTCCCTTACCAACCTGTGCACAGCCTGAGGTCCTCAGACAGGAACATCCTCACCATTCCCCCCTCAATCTCTAAAAATGAAAGGTGACCGAGCGTTTGCTGCTTCGGTTCCTCCATTGTAGAACGACCTGCCTGAAGAAGGGCTGAACAATGTTATCATTGCAATGTGTGCATGGGCAATAGTCACATCGCAGGACATGCAATGTCAGTCTTGACTTGTAACAGGTCATCCGACTTGTGCTGCCAAATTTCtgtttaataaaatcaaaataggCAGTTTTCTAGTTCCATGAATACAAGAAAGGTCTGTATGATATCACCATCAGTAGTCAAAGAACTGACCTCTACGCATGCAAAATCTGTGTGTCCCCTGCATGTTAAAATGTACAGGCCACAGGCCACGCAGCTGCCGCCACAGATACATTGGCATGACGCTGAAGACAAAAGGTCAATCACAGATCTGAAATAAGTGTATTCCCATTTTCAGTAGCAACTTGTCCCGGTGCTCGTTAATGCTGTGGTCGCATATAAGGACTGTTACAGGGCAGATGTT is a window of Labrus mixtus chromosome 5, fLabMix1.1, whole genome shotgun sequence DNA encoding:
- the ube2l3b gene encoding ubiquitin-conjugating enzyme E2 L3b → MAASRRLAKELDEIRRSGMKNFRNIQVEESNLLSWQGLIVPDNPPYDKGAFRIEIIFPTEYPFKPPKITFKTKIYHPNIDEKGQVCLPVISAENWKPATKTDQVIQSLIALVNDPQPEHPLRADLAEEYSKDRKKFLKNAEEFTKKHGEKRPMD